One genomic window of Corynebacterium massiliense DSM 45435 includes the following:
- a CDS encoding ornithine cyclodeaminase: MVKFVDVNNMARWIQRDGVENIITGMVGYLERDYKRWELFHKIPRVASHTPFGVIELMPTSDGEEYSFKYVNGHPSNPARGFQTVTAFGLLADVDNGYPTFESEMTLLTALRTAATSAMVAKHLARKDSKTMAMIGAGSQSEFQALGFRGVLGIEDIAIYDIDDEAVEKFRRNLEPLGFNIVVCKSVDEAVLGADIITTCTADKAQNQILADKHVAPGVHLNAVGGDCPGKTELEASILDKSKVFVEFPEQTRIEGEIQQMADDFPVVEFWKVLTGEETGRDSDDQITLFDDVGFAINDFSALRYLRDAVAGSDLETDIDIVANPDDPKDLFSLVANVPSLI, translated from the coding sequence ATGGTTAAGTTTGTCGATGTCAACAACATGGCCCGCTGGATCCAGCGCGATGGTGTGGAAAACATCATCACCGGCATGGTCGGCTACCTCGAGCGCGACTACAAGCGCTGGGAGCTGTTCCACAAGATCCCGCGCGTCGCGTCCCACACCCCGTTCGGCGTCATCGAGCTCATGCCTACGTCCGATGGCGAAGAGTACTCCTTCAAGTACGTCAACGGTCACCCGTCCAACCCGGCCCGCGGCTTCCAGACCGTGACGGCCTTCGGCTTGCTTGCCGATGTCGACAACGGCTACCCGACCTTCGAGTCCGAAATGACCCTGCTCACCGCGCTCCGCACCGCTGCGACGTCCGCGATGGTGGCGAAGCACCTGGCGCGCAAGGATTCCAAGACCATGGCGATGATCGGTGCTGGCTCCCAGTCCGAGTTCCAGGCGCTCGGGTTCCGTGGCGTGCTGGGCATCGAGGACATCGCCATCTACGACATCGATGATGAGGCAGTGGAAAAGTTCCGCCGCAACCTCGAGCCGCTCGGCTTCAACATCGTCGTCTGCAAGAGCGTCGACGAGGCGGTTCTCGGCGCCGACATCATCACCACCTGCACTGCGGATAAGGCGCAGAACCAGATCCTGGCCGACAAGCACGTTGCACCGGGCGTCCACCTGAACGCGGTCGGCGGCGACTGCCCGGGCAAGACCGAGCTCGAGGCGTCCATCCTGGACAAGTCCAAGGTCTTCGTCGAGTTCCCGGAGCAGACCCGCATCGAGGGCGAGATCCAGCAGATGGCCGACGATTTCCCGGTCGTGGAGTTCTGGAAGGTGCTCACCGGCGAGGAAACTGGCCGCGACTCCGATGACCAGATCACCCTCTTCGACGACGTCGGATTCGCCATCAACGACTTCTCGGCGCTGCGCTACCTGCGTGACGCCGTGGCCGGCAGCGACCTGGAGACCGACATCGACATCGTGGCGAACCCGGACGATCCGAAGGATCTCTTCTCGCTCGTCGCAAACGTGCCGTCGCTCATCTAG
- a CDS encoding argininosuccinate synthase, translated as MGARVVLAYSGGLDTSVAIPYLAKQTGGDVVAVSLDLGQGGEDMESVRQRALDCGAVESIVVDAKDEFVNEYCLPAIQANGMYMKQYPLVSALSRPLITKHLVKAAQEHGGTHVSHGCTGKGNDQVRFECSFRALDPSLDIIAPARDYAWTRDKAIAFAEEIDLPIEQTAESPFSIDQNVWGRAVETGFLEDLWNAPTKDVYAYTEDPGLGNAPDEVIVSFDKGVPVAIDGKKVSVLQAIEELNQRGGAQGVGRLDMVEDRLVGIKSREVYEAPGAMILIKAHEALEDITLERELARYKRLTDARWSEEVYDGLWYSPLKRALDAFTLSSQDKVSGDIRMVLHNGTATVTGRRSPESLYDYSLATYDSGDAFDQSSAKGFVQLHGLSMQMANQRDRDGGFPTDAASLTDKNDD; from the coding sequence ATGGGTGCACGTGTGGTTCTTGCCTACTCCGGCGGCCTAGATACGTCTGTCGCCATCCCGTACCTGGCCAAGCAGACCGGCGGTGACGTCGTCGCCGTGTCCTTGGATCTCGGGCAGGGCGGCGAGGATATGGAGTCCGTGCGCCAGCGAGCTCTCGACTGCGGCGCCGTGGAGTCCATCGTCGTCGACGCGAAAGACGAATTTGTCAACGAATACTGCCTGCCGGCCATTCAGGCCAACGGCATGTACATGAAGCAGTATCCGCTGGTGTCCGCCCTGTCGCGGCCGCTCATCACGAAGCATCTGGTGAAGGCCGCGCAGGAGCACGGCGGCACGCATGTCTCGCACGGCTGCACCGGCAAGGGAAACGACCAGGTCCGGTTCGAGTGCTCCTTCCGGGCGCTCGATCCGAGCCTGGACATCATCGCGCCGGCGCGTGATTATGCCTGGACCCGCGACAAAGCCATCGCCTTCGCCGAGGAGATCGATTTGCCGATCGAGCAGACCGCGGAGTCGCCGTTTTCCATCGATCAGAACGTCTGGGGGCGCGCGGTAGAAACCGGCTTTCTGGAAGACCTGTGGAACGCCCCGACGAAGGACGTCTACGCCTACACCGAAGATCCCGGGCTGGGTAACGCCCCGGATGAGGTCATCGTCTCGTTCGACAAGGGTGTGCCGGTCGCCATTGACGGCAAGAAGGTGAGCGTCCTGCAGGCGATCGAGGAGCTGAACCAGCGTGGCGGTGCCCAGGGCGTCGGCCGGTTGGACATGGTGGAAGACCGGCTCGTCGGCATCAAGTCCCGCGAGGTCTACGAGGCGCCGGGCGCGATGATCCTCATCAAGGCGCACGAGGCCTTGGAAGACATCACCCTGGAGCGTGAGCTCGCGCGGTACAAGCGGCTCACGGACGCCCGGTGGTCCGAGGAGGTCTACGACGGTCTGTGGTACTCACCGCTCAAGCGGGCTCTCGACGCCTTCACTTTAAGCAGCCAGGACAAGGTCAGCGGTGATATCCGGATGGTGCTGCACAACGGCACCGCCACCGTCACCGGCCGGCGCTCCCCGGAGTCGCTGTACGACTACAGCTTGGCCACTTACGATTCCGGTGACGCCTTCGATCAGTCCTCCGCGAAGGGCTTCGTCCAGCTCCACGGCTTGTCCATGCAGATGGCCAACCAGCGTGACCGGGACGGCGGTTTCCCCACGGATGCCGCTAGCCTGACGGACAAGAACGACGACTAA
- the argH gene encoding argininosuccinate lyase encodes MAEQHKTNEGALWGGRFSGGPSETMAALSVSTHFDWVLAPYDVLASKAHARVLHKAGLLSDADFDTMLAGLDQLGRDVESGDFTPGPADEDVHGAMERGLIERVGPEVGGRLRAGRSRNDQVATLFQMWVRDAIRDVAVQVTDLVGAIVKQAERHPDAIMPGKTHSQAAQPILLAHSLLAHAQPLLRDIDRLRDLDSRLAVSPYGSGALAGSSLALNPEAIAAELGFDSAAENSLDATSSRDFAAETAFVLAQIAIDMSRFAEEIIYWCTPEYGYVTLDDAWSTGSSIMPQKKNPDIPELVRGKTGRLIGNLTGLLATLKAQPLAYNRDLQEDKEPIVDSVAQLNLLLPAMTGLVDTLEFNEQRMRELAPRGYTLATDLAEWMVRQGVPFREAHEASGACVQIAEKRGVDLIDLTDEELAGVDARLTPEVRTVLTIDGAVASRDTKGGTAQSQVDEQRAAVEKLNAKFRAWAKTAVRQAR; translated from the coding sequence ATGGCAGAACAGCACAAGACGAACGAAGGCGCGCTGTGGGGCGGCCGGTTCTCGGGTGGTCCGTCCGAGACCATGGCCGCGTTGTCGGTCTCGACTCACTTTGACTGGGTGCTTGCCCCCTACGACGTGCTGGCCTCCAAGGCGCACGCCCGGGTGCTGCACAAGGCAGGGCTGCTTTCCGATGCCGACTTCGACACCATGTTGGCCGGTCTCGACCAACTGGGCAGGGATGTCGAGTCAGGAGACTTTACCCCGGGGCCTGCGGACGAGGATGTCCACGGTGCGATGGAGCGCGGACTCATCGAGCGGGTCGGCCCGGAGGTCGGTGGGCGGCTGCGTGCCGGTCGCTCCCGGAACGATCAGGTTGCCACCCTCTTCCAGATGTGGGTGCGCGACGCGATTCGCGATGTCGCCGTGCAGGTAACGGATCTGGTGGGGGCCATCGTCAAGCAGGCGGAACGCCACCCGGACGCAATCATGCCGGGCAAGACGCACTCGCAGGCGGCGCAGCCGATTTTGCTGGCGCACTCGCTGCTGGCGCACGCCCAGCCGCTGTTGCGTGACATCGATAGGCTCCGCGACTTGGATTCCCGCCTGGCTGTGTCACCGTACGGTTCCGGCGCGCTCGCGGGCTCGTCGCTGGCGCTGAACCCAGAGGCCATTGCTGCAGAGCTCGGATTCGATTCCGCGGCGGAAAACTCGCTCGATGCGACCAGCTCGCGCGATTTCGCGGCCGAGACCGCGTTCGTCCTCGCGCAAATCGCCATCGATATGTCGCGGTTCGCCGAAGAGATCATTTACTGGTGCACTCCGGAGTACGGCTACGTCACGCTTGACGATGCCTGGTCGACCGGTTCGTCCATCATGCCGCAGAAGAAGAACCCGGATATCCCAGAGCTCGTGCGCGGCAAGACCGGGCGCCTCATCGGTAATCTCACCGGCCTTTTGGCCACGCTGAAGGCGCAGCCGTTGGCCTACAACCGCGACCTGCAGGAGGACAAGGAGCCGATTGTGGATTCGGTGGCTCAGCTCAACCTCCTCCTGCCGGCCATGACCGGGTTGGTGGACACGCTGGAATTCAACGAGCAGCGCATGCGCGAGCTCGCTCCGCGCGGCTACACCCTCGCGACCGACCTCGCGGAGTGGATGGTGCGCCAAGGAGTTCCCTTCCGGGAAGCCCACGAGGCGTCGGGCGCCTGCGTCCAGATTGCCGAAAAGCGCGGGGTCGATCTCATCGATCTCACCGACGAGGAGCTGGCGGGTGTCGATGCCCGCCTGACCCCCGAGGTGCGTACCGTACTGACCATCGACGGGGCAGTGGCCTCGCGCGACACGAAGGGCGGCACTGCCCAAAGCCAGGTCGATGAGCAGCGCGCCGCGGTCGAGAAACTCAACGCAAAGTTCCGCGCGTGGGCGAAGACCGCGGTGCGTCAAGCGCGGTAG
- a CDS encoding Trm112 family protein, with amino-acid sequence MSLDPTLLDILVCPEDKGPLEYHEDEQVLVNPRLGKAYPIEDGIPVMLVDEARDWPQR; translated from the coding sequence ATGAGTCTGGATCCGACGTTGCTGGACATCCTCGTGTGCCCAGAGGACAAAGGGCCTCTGGAATATCACGAGGATGAGCAGGTTTTAGTCAACCCGCGGCTGGGTAAGGCCTATCCCATCGAGGATGGCATTCCAGTCATGCTGGTTGATGAGGCCCGCGACTGGCCGCAGCGCTAA
- the tyrS gene encoding tyrosine--tRNA ligase, producing the protein MAADNIIDELQWRGLINQSTDVDELRAACEEPITLYCGFDPTGDSLHAGHLVPMILLRRFQEFGHNPVLLAGGATGFIGDPRDVGERSMLSEEALQHNLESIKGQLRRFVDFDGDNPAQLVNNADWTMNVSVVEFLRDIGKNFSLNTMLDRETVKRRLESDGISYTEFSYMLLQANDYLHLHREAGCDLQIGGGDQWGNIVSGVDLIRRVTGDRVHGMTVPLVTDAQGKKFGKSTGGGKLWLDPDKTSAYSWYQYFLNAGDSVVIDYLRRFTFLSQEEIEEYARTVEEEPYKRAAQRRLAQEMTDMVHGADATRAVEQAAQALFGRGELADLDERTLAGALQETEVAELGADDPRTIVDLLVASGLVDSKGAARRTVKEGGAYVNNQRISDAEWQPDESDLLHGSWLVLRKGKKNFAGTRLS; encoded by the coding sequence GTGGCGGCCGACAACATTATTGATGAACTGCAGTGGCGCGGACTGATCAACCAGTCCACGGATGTCGATGAGCTCCGTGCAGCATGTGAAGAGCCGATCACCCTTTACTGCGGTTTCGATCCCACCGGCGATTCTTTGCACGCCGGGCACCTCGTGCCGATGATTCTGCTGCGTCGCTTCCAGGAGTTCGGCCACAACCCGGTGCTGCTTGCCGGCGGTGCGACCGGCTTCATCGGGGATCCGCGCGACGTGGGGGAGCGGTCCATGCTCAGCGAAGAAGCGCTGCAGCACAACCTGGAATCCATCAAGGGGCAGCTGCGCCGGTTTGTTGACTTCGACGGCGACAACCCGGCGCAGCTGGTCAACAACGCGGACTGGACGATGAACGTGTCGGTGGTGGAGTTCCTGCGCGACATCGGCAAGAACTTCTCACTCAACACCATGCTTGACCGGGAGACGGTCAAGCGCCGCCTGGAATCCGATGGGATCTCCTACACGGAGTTTTCCTACATGCTCCTGCAGGCTAACGACTACTTGCACCTCCACCGCGAAGCAGGTTGCGACCTGCAGATCGGTGGCGGTGACCAGTGGGGCAACATCGTCTCCGGCGTGGATCTTATCCGGCGCGTGACCGGCGACCGGGTGCACGGCATGACCGTACCGCTGGTGACGGACGCGCAGGGCAAGAAGTTTGGCAAGTCCACCGGTGGCGGCAAGCTCTGGCTCGACCCGGACAAGACGAGTGCGTACTCCTGGTACCAGTACTTCCTCAACGCAGGCGATTCCGTGGTTATCGACTACCTGCGCCGTTTCACTTTCCTTAGCCAGGAGGAAATTGAGGAGTACGCCCGCACGGTGGAAGAAGAGCCGTACAAGCGCGCGGCTCAGCGCCGGCTGGCGCAGGAAATGACGGACATGGTCCACGGCGCTGACGCGACCCGCGCGGTGGAGCAGGCTGCCCAGGCCTTGTTCGGTCGAGGTGAGCTGGCGGATCTCGATGAGCGCACCCTCGCCGGCGCGCTCCAAGAGACGGAGGTCGCTGAGCTGGGTGCCGACGATCCGCGGACGATCGTCGATCTTCTCGTAGCCTCCGGGTTGGTCGACTCCAAGGGCGCGGCCCGCCGCACCGTGAAGGAAGGCGGTGCCTACGTCAACAACCAGCGCATTTCCGATGCCGAGTGGCAGCCGGATGAGTCCGATCTGCTGCACGGCAGCTGGCTCGTGCTGCGCAAGGGCAAGAAGAACTTCGCCGGTACGCGCCTGTCGTAG
- a CDS encoding IS256-like element IS1249 family transposase, which translates to MSKNQPRCHCGGEMKRNGTTSKGTTRWRCKQCGASSVKRRNDITNAAVFTQFIEHCTTAISLDDLAKRNGVSRATMKRRFKWCWLVDVPDPTAGHHKRIYDQVFLDGTYTAGGCLIVAATIDHVIAWHWCKHETTRDYQLLLERIEAPLIAVIDGGQGAYSAIKKCWPTTKIQRCLVHAQRVVRRYTTTNPRTDAGRTIYRLALKLTRITTLDEAAAWGVQLHEFSTIYREWMNEKTMIKDPKTGAWTRVWTHHNVRKAYNSLNHLWRSEMLFVYLNPPAGVLAPERIKSTTNSLEGGINAQLKLLARTHRGRSGERQRRMLDWWLYLKTELPDDPVRIARQSDWGQGQLAKVSTLTQTENQADHETGRPALYDNAIDTDYTHSIGIQKGQI; encoded by the coding sequence ATGTCGAAGAACCAACCACGCTGCCACTGCGGCGGTGAAATGAAACGCAACGGCACCACCAGCAAAGGCACCACCAGATGGCGCTGCAAACAATGCGGCGCCTCCAGCGTCAAACGTCGAAACGACATCACCAACGCGGCAGTGTTCACCCAGTTCATCGAGCATTGCACCACCGCAATATCACTCGACGACCTAGCCAAACGAAACGGTGTTAGCCGCGCCACCATGAAGCGGCGCTTCAAGTGGTGCTGGCTCGTTGATGTGCCTGACCCCACCGCCGGCCACCACAAGCGGATCTACGACCAGGTATTTCTCGATGGCACCTACACCGCCGGTGGCTGCCTGATCGTCGCGGCGACCATCGACCACGTGATCGCCTGGCACTGGTGCAAACACGAAACCACCCGCGACTACCAACTGCTGCTTGAACGCATCGAAGCCCCACTCATCGCCGTCATCGACGGCGGCCAAGGCGCATACAGCGCAATCAAAAAGTGCTGGCCGACTACGAAAATTCAACGCTGCCTCGTCCACGCCCAACGCGTGGTCCGCCGCTACACCACCACCAACCCACGCACCGATGCCGGGCGCACCATCTACCGACTTGCGCTGAAACTGACCCGGATCACCACACTGGATGAAGCCGCCGCGTGGGGTGTGCAACTGCACGAGTTTTCAACGATCTACCGGGAATGGATGAACGAGAAAACCATGATCAAAGACCCCAAAACAGGTGCATGGACCCGCGTGTGGACCCACCACAACGTGCGCAAGGCCTACAACAGCCTCAACCATCTTTGGCGGTCCGAGATGCTGTTTGTCTACCTCAACCCGCCAGCAGGAGTCCTTGCGCCCGAGCGGATCAAATCCACCACCAACAGCTTAGAAGGCGGCATCAACGCCCAGCTCAAACTGCTCGCCAGAACCCACCGCGGCAGATCAGGCGAACGACAACGCCGCATGCTGGATTGGTGGCTCTACTTAAAAACGGAACTGCCTGACGATCCAGTACGAATCGCCAGGCAGTCCGACTGGGGCCAGGGCCAACTCGCCAAAGTATCCACCCTGACCCAAACCGAGAACCAAGCCGACCACGAAACAGGACGCCCAGCCCTCTACGACAACGCTATCGACACCGACTACACCCACTCAATCGGCATTCAAAAAGGCCAAATCTAA
- a CDS encoding HAD-IIA family hydrolase, producing MGVLEAYDSLLLDLDGTVWNGGEPIEGAVDFINSCGIARGYVTNNASRSAGAVADKLNRAGITAQPAEVTTSAQAIIDKAREVLRGGSRVLVLGSESFRGLVEDSGYDVVDSAADKPAAVFQGFDPSVGWPELSEAAYAVRAGAKYFASNLDASLPTDRGFAVGNGALVAAVVHSTGAKVVSAGKPEPDMFLSAADSLGSARPLTVGDRLDTDIQGGQAAAMDSAVVLTGVTGPMQLIEAPVHQRPTYICSTLRDLAENRELLLPGAQGGFTARVDGADVLLDNGDHHATPVQALRTVLEVVWAMPEPPRYIHPRSEIAEHAVEEWW from the coding sequence ATGGGTGTCCTGGAAGCATACGATTCGCTGCTGCTGGACCTCGACGGCACCGTGTGGAATGGCGGTGAACCCATCGAGGGCGCCGTCGACTTCATCAATTCCTGCGGTATTGCGCGCGGCTACGTCACTAACAACGCCTCCCGCAGCGCAGGCGCGGTGGCAGACAAACTGAACCGCGCCGGCATCACCGCCCAGCCCGCGGAGGTGACCACGTCGGCGCAAGCGATCATCGACAAGGCACGCGAGGTCCTGCGCGGGGGATCGCGCGTGCTGGTCTTGGGATCCGAATCCTTCCGGGGTCTGGTGGAAGACTCCGGGTATGACGTCGTGGACAGCGCCGCTGACAAGCCCGCCGCAGTGTTCCAGGGGTTCGATCCGTCAGTGGGGTGGCCGGAGCTCAGCGAGGCCGCATATGCCGTGCGCGCCGGCGCGAAGTATTTCGCGTCCAACCTGGACGCTTCGCTGCCGACCGACCGCGGCTTCGCGGTGGGCAACGGCGCACTGGTCGCGGCGGTCGTTCACTCCACGGGCGCCAAGGTCGTATCGGCCGGCAAGCCGGAGCCGGACATGTTCCTCAGTGCGGCGGACTCACTCGGATCCGCGCGCCCATTAACGGTGGGAGACCGGCTCGACACCGACATCCAAGGCGGGCAGGCGGCCGCAATGGATTCCGCGGTCGTGCTCACCGGCGTTACCGGTCCGATGCAGCTTATCGAGGCACCGGTGCACCAGCGCCCCACCTACATCTGTTCCACGTTGCGGGATCTCGCCGAAAACCGCGAACTCCTCCTCCCGGGAGCCCAGGGCGGGTTCACCGCGCGCGTGGACGGCGCGGACGTCCTTTTAGACAACGGCGACCACCATGCCACCCCCGTCCAAGCCCTGCGCACCGTACTGGAGGTCGTGTGGGCCATGCCCGAACCGCCGCGCTACATCCACCCGCGCAGCGAAATCGCAGAACACGCAGTAGAGGAGTGGTGGTAG
- a CDS encoding TlyA family RNA methyltransferase encodes MPANRRRLDAELVKRKIARSRKQAVEMIKDGRVAVNGFAARKPATMVDGAVSIRVEKSDADDWASRGAHKLLGAVEAFGIDFTDKRVLDAGASTGGFTDVALRHGAREVVAVDVGYGQLAWRLQNDPRVRVCDRTNVRHLEPDTVGGLCDVMVGDLSFISLRLVLPAIVKCLRDGAELYPMVKPQFEVGKDRLGSGGVVKSPQLRAEVTRDVAEFAVGLGLSCHGVSASPLPGPSGNVEYFLALGADGGASQPDAATLESMIDRAIEEGPR; translated from the coding sequence ATGCCCGCCAACCGCAGGAGGCTTGACGCGGAGCTGGTCAAGCGAAAGATCGCCCGGTCCCGCAAACAAGCTGTGGAGATGATCAAGGACGGCCGCGTCGCGGTCAACGGTTTCGCCGCGCGCAAACCCGCCACCATGGTCGACGGCGCGGTGTCCATCCGGGTCGAAAAGTCCGACGCGGACGACTGGGCCTCGCGCGGCGCCCACAAGCTGTTGGGGGCCGTCGAGGCTTTCGGCATCGACTTCACCGACAAGCGCGTCCTCGATGCGGGCGCATCCACGGGCGGGTTTACCGATGTCGCGCTCCGCCACGGCGCCCGCGAGGTGGTGGCGGTGGACGTCGGTTACGGTCAGCTGGCCTGGCGCCTGCAAAACGACCCGCGCGTCCGCGTCTGCGACCGCACCAACGTACGTCACCTCGAACCGGACACCGTCGGGGGATTGTGCGACGTCATGGTCGGTGATCTCTCGTTTATCTCGCTGAGGTTGGTGCTGCCGGCCATTGTCAAGTGCCTGCGTGACGGCGCGGAGCTGTACCCTATGGTCAAACCGCAATTCGAGGTAGGTAAAGACCGCCTGGGCAGCGGCGGGGTGGTCAAGTCGCCGCAGCTGCGCGCGGAAGTGACCCGCGACGTTGCCGAATTTGCGGTAGGCCTCGGGCTGAGCTGCCACGGGGTGAGCGCCTCCCCGCTGCCGGGGCCGAGCGGGAACGTGGAGTACTTCCTCGCCCTCGGTGCGGACGGCGGCGCCAGCCAGCCCGACGCTGCCACACTGGAGAGCATGATCGACCGTGCGATTGAGGAGGGCCCGCGATGA
- a CDS encoding NAD kinase, giving the protein MTRKILLVPHGGRESDIAATERAAELLDDAGINVVLRSDRGVLPGYDQVGHEPDAAAGCELVLVLGGDGTFLRAADLARAVDVPVLGINLGHVGFLAEWEAESLEKAIGMVIAKDYRVEDRMTIDIRVTGPDGEPVGDNWALNEVSMESLNRSGVLDAILEVDGRPVSSFGCDGVLVSTPTGSTAYAFSAGGPVLWPELDAMLVVPNNAHALFTKPLVVSPQSVVAVESASSTSAAVVIMDGSREIPMPPGSRVEVRRGERPVRWVRLDDHPFTDRLVSKLRLPVQGWRGPQR; this is encoded by the coding sequence ATGACCCGGAAGATTTTGTTGGTGCCCCACGGCGGCCGGGAATCCGACATCGCGGCTACGGAGCGGGCAGCAGAATTGCTTGACGATGCCGGCATCAACGTCGTCCTCCGCAGCGACCGCGGCGTCCTTCCCGGATACGACCAGGTGGGCCACGAGCCCGATGCGGCGGCGGGGTGCGAACTCGTCCTCGTGCTGGGCGGCGACGGGACGTTCTTGCGCGCAGCCGACCTAGCACGCGCGGTCGATGTCCCCGTCTTGGGCATCAACTTGGGCCACGTGGGGTTCCTCGCGGAGTGGGAAGCCGAATCGTTGGAAAAGGCGATCGGCATGGTCATCGCAAAGGATTACCGGGTCGAAGACCGCATGACCATCGACATCCGCGTTACCGGGCCGGACGGGGAACCGGTCGGGGACAATTGGGCGCTCAATGAGGTCAGCATGGAAAGCCTCAACCGCTCCGGCGTGCTTGACGCCATCCTGGAGGTGGACGGGCGCCCCGTGTCCTCGTTCGGGTGCGACGGCGTGCTCGTGTCCACCCCGACCGGCTCGACGGCCTACGCGTTCTCGGCGGGCGGCCCAGTGTTGTGGCCGGAGCTCGACGCGATGCTCGTCGTGCCCAACAACGCCCATGCCCTGTTCACCAAACCGCTGGTGGTCTCGCCGCAGTCGGTCGTGGCGGTGGAGTCGGCGTCCTCAACAAGCGCCGCGGTGGTCATCATGGACGGCTCGCGGGAGATCCCGATGCCACCGGGCTCGCGCGTGGAGGTGCGCCGCGGCGAGCGCCCCGTGCGGTGGGTTAGGCTAGATGACCATCCGTTTACTGATCGTCTAGTCAGCAAACTGCGCCTTCCCGTCCAAGGGTGGCGCGGCCCGCAAAGGTAG
- the recN gene encoding DNA repair protein RecN gives MLTELTIEDLGVIRSSSVELSGGLTVLTGETGAGKTMVVTGLRLLTGGRADASRVRDGAKKAVVEGTFATDRDDVAEIVSEAGGDADENGEYLASRTVSAAGRSKARLGGRAVPAATLGDFAQPLITVHGQNDQLRLLAPDQQLAAVDRADPAIAPLLDQYKAAFKKWRALAKDYKLRTESRRELAQEVDRLKFAIAEIDEVAPEAGEDADLQTRIRRLQDVDALREAASTALGAIDGAESLGGYSDDEPASTLIGQAQSALAGVEDAELVQLAHRLGDITSQLGDVTAELGAFLGDLPADPNLLETSLQRQQDLKQLTRKYAPDIAGVLAWRAKAAERLHSIDTSTEALDQLKKDLQAAEKAMRAAAKKLSRAREKAARALGEAVTAELTGLAMAGQELTVAVERAQFSASGADQVELQLNGKPLASAASGGELSRVMLALEVILNADTGGSTLVFDEVDAGVGGRAAVEIGRRLARLARGQQVIVVTHLPQVAAYADTHLHVAKDVEDTTVTSGVAALSEKQRVEELARMLAGLDDTETGRAHAQELFDRAQAEVREFSADKQ, from the coding sequence GTGCTCACGGAACTGACCATCGAGGATCTCGGTGTCATCCGGTCCTCGTCCGTCGAACTTTCCGGCGGTCTTACCGTGCTCACGGGTGAAACCGGCGCGGGTAAGACAATGGTGGTCACCGGGCTGCGGCTGTTGACCGGCGGGCGTGCCGATGCCTCCCGCGTGCGCGACGGCGCCAAAAAGGCCGTGGTGGAAGGCACGTTCGCCACCGACCGCGACGATGTGGCTGAAATCGTCAGCGAGGCCGGTGGCGATGCGGACGAAAACGGCGAATATCTAGCCTCGCGGACGGTGTCTGCAGCCGGCCGGTCCAAGGCGCGGCTGGGCGGGCGCGCGGTGCCGGCCGCCACGCTGGGCGATTTCGCGCAGCCGCTCATCACCGTGCACGGGCAGAATGACCAGCTGCGCCTGCTCGCCCCGGACCAGCAACTCGCGGCCGTGGACCGGGCGGATCCCGCGATCGCGCCGCTGCTGGATCAGTACAAGGCAGCCTTCAAGAAGTGGCGCGCACTGGCCAAGGACTACAAGCTGCGTACCGAGTCGCGGCGTGAGCTGGCACAGGAAGTCGACCGGCTGAAGTTCGCCATCGCGGAGATCGACGAGGTCGCACCCGAGGCAGGCGAGGACGCCGACCTCCAAACGCGGATCCGCCGGCTCCAGGACGTCGACGCGCTCCGCGAGGCGGCCTCGACCGCGCTTGGCGCCATCGACGGCGCGGAGTCTCTCGGCGGCTACTCCGACGACGAGCCCGCCTCCACGCTCATCGGCCAAGCGCAGTCGGCGCTCGCGGGCGTCGAGGATGCGGAGCTCGTCCAACTGGCGCACCGGCTCGGGGACATCACCTCGCAGTTGGGCGACGTTACCGCGGAGCTGGGCGCCTTCTTGGGCGACCTGCCGGCGGACCCGAACCTCCTCGAGACCTCCCTGCAGCGCCAGCAGGATCTCAAGCAGCTGACCCGGAAGTACGCCCCCGATATCGCCGGCGTCCTTGCGTGGCGAGCAAAGGCGGCCGAGCGCTTGCACAGCATTGACACCTCCACCGAGGCGCTGGACCAGCTGAAAAAGGACCTGCAAGCCGCAGAAAAGGCGATGCGCGCGGCCGCGAAGAAGCTGAGCCGGGCGCGAGAGAAGGCGGCCCGCGCGTTGGGGGAGGCCGTGACGGCGGAGCTGACAGGCCTCGCCATGGCGGGCCAGGAGCTCACCGTCGCCGTAGAGCGCGCGCAGTTTTCCGCCTCCGGCGCCGATCAAGTGGAGCTCCAGCTGAACGGTAAACCGCTGGCCAGCGCCGCTTCCGGCGGCGAGCTCTCCCGCGTCATGCTGGCCTTAGAGGTCATCCTCAACGCGGATACGGGTGGCAGCACCCTGGTCTTCGACGAGGTGGACGCCGGCGTGGGCGGGCGCGCCGCGGTAGAAATCGGCCGCCGCCTGGCCCGCCTGGCCCGCGGCCAGCAAGTCATCGTGGTCACGCACTTGCCGCAGGTCGCAGCCTACGCAGACACGCACCTGCACGTGGCGAAGGACGTGGAAGACACCACCGTTACCTCCGGCGTCGCCGCGCTGAGCGAAAAGCAACGGGTGGAGGAGCTGGCGCGGATGCTCGCCGGCCTCGACGACACGGAGACCGGCCGTGCCCATGCGCAGGAGCTCTTTGATCGCGCGCAGGCTGAAGTACGGGAATTCTCCGCGGATAAGCAGTAA